One window from the genome of Leptospira johnsonii encodes:
- a CDS encoding alpha/beta fold hydrolase, producing the protein MDFVYELFLRNYTWQKIRFMEKELGFQRLRLDLGGHEIFFLKRPSAQGSGKTFFFVHGLLDSATGFRRLAPFLRKDFNLLVPDIPGFGLSPLPKVKYLYQVDVFADLLYNSIRKLALNDVVLAGHSMGSLIAMMIAIRDSEKEKRVQRLVLLAPGGIPHPQRDEMRKLLFPSKTEEIERLLTALYQENVPELGGIAKKALLSQWNNLAHRFLTENTLDREKEIFLGKKLSAVSQKSLIISGTEDPITDPPMVKKLHSYLKKSKLVWIPNAKHALHMERPREVAEKINSWL; encoded by the coding sequence ATGGATTTTGTATACGAACTTTTTCTTCGAAATTATACCTGGCAAAAAATTCGATTTATGGAGAAGGAGCTGGGCTTTCAGCGCCTTCGTCTCGACCTAGGCGGACATGAAATTTTCTTTTTGAAGAGACCTTCTGCCCAAGGATCCGGCAAAACTTTTTTTTTCGTCCACGGACTTCTGGATTCTGCCACAGGTTTTAGGAGACTGGCTCCTTTTTTACGAAAAGACTTCAATCTTTTGGTCCCGGATATTCCCGGTTTCGGGTTAAGTCCACTTCCTAAAGTGAAATATTTGTACCAAGTCGACGTATTTGCGGACCTTCTTTACAATTCGATCCGCAAACTCGCGTTAAACGATGTGGTTTTGGCCGGGCACTCTATGGGATCTTTGATCGCGATGATGATCGCCATCCGCGATTCTGAAAAAGAAAAAAGGGTCCAGAGACTTGTTTTGCTTGCGCCCGGTGGAATTCCGCATCCGCAAAGAGACGAAATGAGAAAATTACTTTTTCCTTCTAAAACAGAGGAGATCGAAAGGCTTCTTACTGCATTGTATCAGGAGAATGTTCCGGAATTGGGCGGTATCGCCAAAAAGGCCCTGCTTAGTCAGTGGAATAATTTAGCTCATCGGTTTTTAACGGAGAATACTCTGGACAGAGAGAAAGAAATTTTTCTAGGTAAAAAACTCTCCGCTGTTTCCCAAAAGTCTTTGATCATCTCCGGCACAGAAGATCCGATCACGGATCCTCCTATGGTGAAAAAATTACATTCTTATTTAAAGAAAAGTAAACTGGTCTGGATCCCTAACGCGAAACACGCTCTTCATATGGAAAGACCGAGAGAAGTCGCTGAAAAGATCAATTCTTGGCTTTGA
- a CDS encoding response regulator: MEKVKIAIVEDNSEFAQNCANTLSVMEEVDQVEVFSSTEDLSQNHQNKFDLVFMDIVLPGKSGIDYIKERSDLDNDPKYIMLSTLDTDEALMQAMKAGAVGFVLKKDLKDIKEVARMVMKEGGILSPGAAAKVISFFRKPPTKETHSLTPREKEILNHIINGYRTKDIARNFGTKEGTVRIQIKSIFKKLQVNSRVDLVRKYSRF, encoded by the coding sequence ATGGAAAAAGTTAAAATCGCTATAGTTGAAGACAATTCCGAGTTTGCTCAGAACTGTGCAAACACTCTCTCTGTGATGGAAGAAGTGGATCAGGTGGAAGTATTTTCTTCTACCGAAGACTTGTCGCAAAATCATCAGAATAAATTTGATCTTGTATTTATGGATATAGTCCTTCCAGGTAAATCCGGGATCGATTATATAAAAGAAAGATCCGATCTGGATAACGACCCAAAGTATATTATGCTTTCTACGTTAGATACTGACGAAGCTCTGATGCAAGCTATGAAAGCGGGTGCAGTCGGATTCGTTCTCAAAAAAGATCTGAAAGACATAAAAGAAGTAGCGAGAATGGTAATGAAAGAAGGGGGAATACTTTCTCCTGGTGCTGCCGCTAAGGTGATCTCTTTTTTCCGAAAACCTCCAACTAAGGAAACACATTCTTTAACTCCGAGAGAAAAAGAAATTTTGAATCATATCATCAATGGTTATAGGACCAAGGACATAGCGCGTAACTTTGGAACGAAAGAGGGCACCGTTCGGATACAGATTAAAAGTATTTTTAAAAAATTACAAGTGAACTCGAGAGTGGATCTGGTTCGCAAATATTCTCGTTTCTGA
- a CDS encoding FAD-binding oxidoreductase, with the protein MSISQENKNKLKSLLGEDRVFFKDEPQMDQATFLSFGTDRTKVYVPDYEILTFPKNTQEVSEIVKFAFENDIKIVPSGGRTGYAGGAVAKSGEIVISLSKMDQVLDFDPFFGSLTVQAGMITKNLHKEAEERGFYFPVDFAATGSSHIGGNIATNAGGVRVVHYGLIRQWVLGLKVVTGTGEILEFNGEILKNNTGYDLKHLFIGSEGTLGIITECTLKLTKKPVDNRILFTAVPDFPSILELFKETHNMSLPILAFEFLTKYCLDKVIDHLHVPDPFSEVSPYYVLMEFEIAEESDDEKLFSFLETILEKGYVSDGSLAQNSRQAETFWKYREGISESISIDYTVHKNDISLPLRNMNPFLEDMQALLSSKYPGFEVALFGHIGDGNLHLNIVKPKDLSDAEFFSQCKKVDPSMFELLQKHHGSISAEHGIGLLKKDFLHFSRSSAEIEVMRLIKKALDPKNLLNPGKILP; encoded by the coding sequence ATGAGTATCAGCCAGGAAAATAAAAACAAACTCAAGTCCCTATTGGGAGAAGATAGGGTTTTTTTCAAAGATGAACCCCAGATGGATCAGGCCACATTCCTTTCTTTCGGAACTGACAGAACAAAAGTATATGTTCCGGATTATGAAATTCTAACATTTCCTAAAAATACCCAAGAAGTCTCTGAGATTGTAAAATTCGCATTCGAGAACGATATCAAGATCGTTCCTTCCGGGGGAAGAACAGGTTACGCCGGGGGAGCGGTAGCTAAATCAGGAGAGATAGTGATATCTCTCTCCAAGATGGATCAGGTTTTGGATTTTGATCCGTTCTTCGGTTCCTTAACCGTGCAGGCAGGAATGATCACTAAAAACCTACACAAAGAAGCCGAAGAAAGAGGGTTTTATTTCCCTGTAGACTTTGCAGCCACAGGTTCTTCTCATATAGGCGGCAATATTGCGACTAACGCAGGCGGAGTACGAGTAGTTCATTACGGACTGATTCGCCAATGGGTATTGGGACTGAAGGTAGTCACAGGAACTGGAGAGATCCTGGAATTCAACGGCGAGATCCTGAAAAACAACACTGGTTACGACCTAAAACATCTATTCATTGGATCAGAAGGAACATTAGGGATCATAACAGAATGTACCTTAAAACTGACCAAAAAGCCTGTTGATAATCGTATCCTTTTCACCGCAGTTCCGGACTTCCCATCTATATTAGAATTATTTAAAGAAACTCATAATATGTCCTTACCAATTTTGGCATTCGAGTTTTTGACAAAATATTGTTTGGACAAGGTGATAGATCACTTACATGTTCCGGATCCTTTTTCCGAAGTTAGCCCATATTATGTTTTAATGGAATTCGAGATTGCGGAAGAATCGGACGACGAGAAATTATTCTCCTTTTTAGAAACCATCTTAGAAAAAGGTTATGTTTCCGATGGAAGCTTAGCTCAGAACTCTAGACAGGCTGAAACCTTCTGGAAATATAGAGAAGGCATCAGTGAATCTATCTCCATCGATTATACGGTTCACAAAAACGATATCTCTCTTCCTCTTCGGAATATGAATCCGTTCTTGGAAGATATGCAAGCATTGCTTTCTTCTAAATATCCCGGCTTCGAGGTTGCACTTTTCGGTCATATAGGCGACGGGAACCTTCACTTGAACATAGTAAAACCTAAGGATCTTTCCGATGCGGAGTTTTTCTCCCAATGTAAGAAGGTAGACCCTTCCATGTTCGAACTATTACAAAAACATCATGGATCTATTAGCGCGGAACATGGGATCGGCCTTTTGAAAAAAGATTTTCTACATTTCTCTCGTTCTTCTGCCGAGATAGAAGTAATGAGGTTGATCAAAAAGGCTCTGGACCCTAAAAATCTTTTGAATCCGGGGAAAATTCTCCCGTAA
- a CDS encoding lysophospholipid acyltransferase family protein — MKIAISSFIATIILKIIYMTVRWTKIHVPPKSEELLLQKRGFVLALWHNQIPFIIDFTYKFYVKRFGLEVIPMASQSKDGELVTRVIAHFGMRPKRGSSKRGGAAALKALVQDAKKGSISLITPDGPTGPVYTLKPGIIQLASMTGFPILSYYAKYDHYKIVQSWDRTPVPKLFSKAEFFISEPFYVPKLKGEKELELWRKKFETFMLDQVGISQLEAENLREEVRLSLEAKRKPKKN; from the coding sequence ATGAAGATCGCAATTTCTTCCTTTATAGCCACTATAATATTAAAAATTATTTATATGACTGTAAGGTGGACTAAGATCCATGTCCCCCCAAAATCAGAAGAATTGCTACTCCAAAAAAGAGGATTCGTTCTAGCACTTTGGCATAATCAAATCCCGTTCATTATCGATTTCACATATAAGTTTTATGTAAAACGTTTCGGCTTGGAAGTGATCCCTATGGCGTCCCAATCCAAGGATGGAGAATTGGTCACCAGAGTGATCGCTCATTTCGGAATGAGGCCTAAAAGAGGTTCCAGTAAAAGAGGAGGAGCCGCTGCATTAAAAGCCTTGGTCCAAGACGCTAAAAAAGGTAGCATCAGTCTCATCACTCCTGACGGCCCTACCGGCCCGGTTTATACTCTCAAACCGGGGATTATACAATTAGCATCCATGACAGGATTCCCTATATTATCATATTACGCCAAATACGATCATTATAAGATCGTACAAAGTTGGGACAGAACACCTGTCCCCAAATTATTCTCCAAAGCAGAGTTCTTTATTTCCGAACCATTCTACGTTCCAAAATTAAAGGGAGAAAAAGAACTGGAACTCTGGAGAAAAAAATTCGAAACATTCATGCTGGATCAAGTAGGAATTTCCCAGCTAGAGGCGGAAAATCTAAGGGAAGAAGTAAGACTGTCACTCGAAGCTAAAAGAAAACCGAAGAAAAATTAG
- the ppk1 gene encoding polyphosphate kinase 1 has translation MKSPETQTLGSGGNGNKGPIHIGNSDIFFDRELSWVDFNKRVLEEANDPENPLLERLKFLCITESNLDEFYMVRVAGLRNLLAEGNDEKSLNGQRASEILTDLSNKVRSFVNDQYETMNQTLDQMKENGIHLILNPDELNKNEIEDIKHYYKEDVSPILTPLSIDPSHPFPHILNKSLNLAIVLATDDEKTGLKKDLFAVVQVPSVLPRFLQLKGEGKTRRFFPLEEIIKLHVDDLFYGMSVKEVYPFRILRDADISIDEEASVKDLLITMKKEIRNRIWGDAVRMDIYEGTSPFVRNTLKELMELQDHEIFEVSSILNISDTMYFYGLEHTSKFKYPFFQQKTTLKFESPEKIFEAIKKKDRLLHHPYQSFGAIEDLLRISSEDPKVLGIKMTLYRTSGDSPIIQYLGQAAENGKQVTVLVELKARFDEERNIKWAQKLEERGVHVVYGVVGLKIHSKMLLIVRREEEHLVRYVHLGTGNYNSTTSKYYTDLSFFTVNKDITEDVSTIFNTITSYAKMPFLNKLAASPHNLKTVFLALIEKETENAKAGKPARIIFKMNSLVDPHIILAMYNASRAGVIIELIIRGICCLKPGLPGISENITVISIVGRFLEHTRIYYFLSGGEESIFLASADCMPRNFERRIEVLFPILDAKNKDRIKKILDVQIRDNVKARLLSSDGVYRKRERVEGEKPVDSQIERMNFAE, from the coding sequence ATAAAATCGCCCGAAACCCAGACCTTAGGAAGCGGAGGTAATGGAAACAAGGGACCGATCCATATCGGTAACTCCGATATCTTTTTCGATCGGGAACTTTCCTGGGTGGATTTTAATAAACGGGTCTTAGAAGAAGCAAACGATCCTGAAAATCCGCTTCTGGAACGTCTGAAATTTTTATGTATCACTGAATCGAACTTGGACGAATTCTATATGGTCCGCGTCGCAGGTTTGAGAAACCTACTGGCAGAAGGTAACGACGAAAAAAGTCTGAATGGCCAAAGAGCTTCCGAGATCTTAACGGATTTATCCAATAAGGTAAGAAGTTTCGTAAACGATCAATACGAAACCATGAATCAAACTCTGGATCAGATGAAAGAGAATGGGATCCATCTCATCTTAAATCCGGATGAATTAAACAAAAACGAAATAGAAGACATCAAACATTATTATAAAGAAGATGTTTCTCCGATCTTAACTCCTCTTTCTATAGATCCTTCCCATCCATTTCCTCATATACTTAATAAATCCTTAAACTTAGCGATCGTGCTGGCCACAGACGACGAAAAAACGGGACTTAAAAAAGATCTGTTTGCGGTGGTACAAGTGCCTTCCGTATTGCCCAGGTTCTTACAACTCAAGGGAGAAGGTAAGACCAGAAGATTTTTTCCTCTGGAAGAGATCATCAAACTACATGTGGATGACTTATTCTACGGAATGTCGGTAAAAGAAGTTTATCCTTTCCGGATCCTACGGGACGCAGACATCTCCATAGACGAAGAAGCTTCCGTAAAAGACCTACTCATCACTATGAAAAAAGAGATCCGAAACCGTATCTGGGGAGACGCGGTCAGAATGGATATTTACGAAGGAACCTCTCCTTTCGTAAGGAACACTCTAAAAGAACTCATGGAACTACAAGACCATGAGATTTTCGAGGTATCTTCTATATTAAATATTAGTGATACGATGTATTTTTACGGACTGGAACATACTTCCAAGTTCAAGTATCCATTCTTCCAACAGAAGACCACTTTAAAGTTCGAGTCTCCAGAGAAAATTTTCGAAGCGATCAAAAAGAAAGATCGATTATTACATCACCCATATCAATCCTTTGGAGCGATCGAGGATCTGCTCCGGATTTCCAGCGAGGACCCGAAAGTTTTAGGGATCAAGATGACCTTATACCGCACAAGCGGGGACTCTCCTATTATCCAATACTTAGGACAGGCCGCGGAAAACGGAAAACAGGTCACAGTACTTGTGGAGTTAAAGGCAAGATTCGACGAAGAACGGAACATCAAATGGGCCCAAAAGCTGGAAGAAAGAGGGGTGCACGTAGTATATGGAGTAGTAGGACTCAAGATCCACAGCAAGATGCTTCTGATCGTAAGAAGAGAAGAAGAACATCTAGTGCGTTATGTGCATCTTGGAACCGGAAATTATAACTCCACAACCAGTAAATATTATACAGATCTAAGCTTCTTTACGGTTAATAAGGATATCACTGAAGATGTTTCGACCATCTTCAATACGATCACCAGCTACGCAAAGATGCCTTTCTTAAACAAACTGGCCGCTTCTCCCCATAACCTGAAAACGGTATTTTTGGCCCTGATCGAAAAAGAGACCGAAAATGCTAAGGCAGGCAAACCGGCTCGTATCATTTTCAAAATGAACAGTTTAGTGGATCCTCACATCATATTAGCAATGTATAATGCTAGTCGTGCAGGAGTGATCATCGAACTGATCATCCGAGGGATCTGCTGTTTAAAACCTGGGCTTCCTGGAATTTCGGAAAATATCACAGTTATTTCCATCGTAGGTAGATTTTTAGAACATACACGTATCTATTATTTCCTTTCCGGCGGAGAAGAGAGTATCTTCCTCGCTTCCGCAGATTGTATGCCTAGAAACTTTGAAAGAAGGATCGAGGTCCTATTTCCTATACTGGATGCAAAGAATAAGGACCGGATCAAAAAGATCTTAGACGTTCAGATCAGGGATAACGTAAAAGCAAGACTACTTTCTTCGGACGGGGTCTATCGTAAAAGAGAAAGGGTAGAAGGCGAGAAGCCTGTGGATAGCCAGATCGAAAGAATGAACTTCGCGGAATAA
- a CDS encoding PAS domain-containing protein: MNSIIYWFEEIFASLPLPFLDIWGRFGYIVGIILTICAYGGFTFNPGGKFGFGRQKQSWDTQAFLSIPFTFVFIFITGYIGSFIVLVPGAQTFESLKDLTVFLCILLFGYPALLAVPFAYGLSDLIEGVPPDFLFDWLLGYFINPACFWVAYQLIGRDPDFKKIKTWGLYSIFVIIFMSIEPQLWGYICSEQFTREISYRNITPALFFTTGVTWVFAPFAMLIALPLAKKYGLFWAEIPGHTRELILSYKEWHWQEEKLGKDGVSLGQGLPIRMFLVTPFILLVLIMVAATAYLTLKSSETASGKLASRLHQEISENINLRLDDYLGHSAPKKPEDISLLLKNTNIARHGRAFIVDRETRVIASSDFRFNNLGSASESGDPVIRNSILSVLKDYGDLYSVKVAFQFRFDVVSAKPVSRETWFTQVTPYRDNAGEYDWIVITAMPASYYLEGVQIGNSESAKVFAVALTLSLLIAAFLAGIVTSPIRNISRASTALAAGDFSQRVPFSKLEEIGTLAFSFNHMAEQLQEAFRRTKSSEEQYKDLVDTTPGVVWEADAVTFNFTFVSKQAVDLLGYPVEEWKTPGFWADHIYPEDKDYAVNYCVACTGRLESHEFEYRFLKKDGTIVWLRDMVKVITEGNKEKWLRGVMVDITERKNFEEKFLERNRFIESILDISPDILYIYDISEKKNVYTNVGVERLLGYSVEEIHGMGDSLLKSLMHPDDFQVYLTNIIPRYLNALDRDVIEHQYRMRHKDQKWRWFVSRELIYRRDFEGIPTQIFGISNDITKSKEAEETILDLNANLERKIDQRTEELKRTNENLKESLDYQKKISEELKETQGQLLLSEKLAALGQLAAGMTHELNTPLGAIVSSNRAILDILYEEIKDIPDLLLALNKTEVENFKFLLDESLKEISQAEILPNRSLRRELVRVFKEASVPEPENVVNIIQDLGIHRLGEKLPELLKTPNSLKILEAVSSIASVVRFSNVISIATGKASYVVDALKNYLNPGVHNGDEELVPVDVEVELETIIALYHNKIKYGVEVIKHYRTNELCLGDPDKLNQVWINLLNNGLQAMNYKGKIEISIEKVESWIIVSFIDSGSGIPKEIQDKIFDPFFTTKNPGEGIGLGLDICKKIIEKMGGKIEFESEPGRTKFEVWLKPANRKKEESIGN, from the coding sequence GTGAATTCGATCATCTATTGGTTTGAAGAAATATTTGCCTCTCTCCCTTTGCCTTTTTTAGACATTTGGGGCAGATTCGGCTATATAGTCGGGATCATTCTTACGATCTGCGCCTATGGAGGTTTTACTTTTAATCCCGGAGGTAAATTCGGTTTCGGTCGCCAAAAACAAAGCTGGGACACCCAGGCTTTTTTAAGCATTCCATTCACCTTTGTTTTTATTTTTATCACCGGTTATATAGGTTCCTTTATCGTTTTGGTTCCGGGAGCCCAGACATTCGAATCCTTAAAGGATTTAACTGTTTTTCTTTGTATTCTCTTGTTCGGTTATCCCGCGCTCCTTGCGGTTCCTTTTGCTTATGGGCTCTCAGATCTGATCGAAGGTGTTCCTCCGGATTTTTTATTCGATTGGCTTTTAGGTTATTTTATTAATCCAGCCTGCTTTTGGGTCGCATATCAGCTGATAGGAAGAGATCCCGATTTCAAAAAAATAAAAACCTGGGGATTATATTCGATTTTTGTAATTATATTCATGAGTATAGAGCCTCAGCTTTGGGGATATATCTGCTCGGAACAATTCACTCGTGAGATCTCTTATCGAAATATTACACCCGCGCTGTTCTTTACAACTGGAGTCACCTGGGTATTTGCTCCTTTTGCGATGTTGATCGCATTACCTCTAGCTAAAAAATACGGATTATTCTGGGCTGAAATTCCAGGTCATACAAGAGAACTGATCTTAAGCTATAAAGAATGGCACTGGCAGGAAGAGAAATTAGGAAAGGATGGAGTTTCTTTGGGACAAGGACTTCCAATCCGGATGTTCTTAGTCACTCCGTTCATTCTTTTGGTTTTGATCATGGTGGCTGCTACCGCTTATCTGACTTTGAAAAGTTCCGAAACTGCCTCGGGAAAACTTGCTTCCAGATTACACCAAGAGATCTCAGAAAATATTAATCTCAGACTGGACGATTATCTAGGTCATTCTGCCCCAAAAAAACCGGAAGATATTTCTCTTTTATTAAAAAATACGAATATAGCCCGACATGGAAGAGCTTTTATAGTAGATAGAGAAACTAGGGTTATTGCTTCTTCCGATTTTCGTTTTAATAATTTAGGATCCGCTTCTGAGAGTGGAGATCCTGTAATACGAAATTCCATTCTTTCCGTGCTGAAAGATTACGGAGATCTTTATTCTGTCAAAGTCGCGTTCCAATTTCGATTTGATGTAGTAAGCGCAAAGCCTGTTTCGAGAGAGACCTGGTTTACTCAGGTGACTCCATATAGGGACAATGCGGGAGAATACGATTGGATAGTAATCACAGCAATGCCTGCTTCTTACTATCTGGAAGGTGTGCAGATCGGAAATAGCGAATCTGCAAAAGTGTTCGCAGTTGCTTTGACTCTTTCTCTTTTGATCGCGGCATTTTTGGCCGGAATTGTTACATCACCGATCCGTAATATTTCTAGAGCCAGTACGGCTTTAGCGGCAGGGGATTTTTCCCAAAGAGTTCCTTTTAGTAAATTAGAAGAGATTGGAACTCTTGCATTCTCTTTTAATCATATGGCGGAGCAACTACAAGAAGCATTCCGCAGAACAAAATCCAGCGAGGAACAATACAAAGATCTCGTAGACACGACCCCCGGTGTTGTTTGGGAAGCGGATGCAGTCACATTTAATTTTACCTTTGTGAGTAAGCAAGCTGTGGATTTACTTGGATATCCGGTAGAAGAGTGGAAAACTCCTGGATTTTGGGCGGACCATATCTATCCGGAAGATAAGGACTATGCGGTAAATTATTGCGTTGCTTGTACGGGAAGATTGGAGTCTCACGAATTCGAATATAGGTTCTTGAAAAAAGACGGAACGATCGTTTGGCTCCGAGACATGGTGAAGGTAATCACCGAAGGAAACAAAGAAAAATGGCTTCGCGGAGTGATGGTCGATATTACCGAACGAAAAAACTTCGAAGAGAAGTTCTTAGAAAGGAATAGATTTATCGAATCCATTTTGGACATCAGTCCGGATATATTATATATTTATGATATATCGGAGAAGAAGAACGTGTATACCAATGTCGGAGTAGAGCGGTTATTAGGGTATTCCGTGGAAGAGATCCACGGAATGGGAGATTCTCTTTTAAAATCACTAATGCATCCCGATGATTTTCAAGTATATCTAACCAATATCATTCCAAGATATTTAAATGCCTTAGATAGAGATGTAATAGAACACCAATATAGGATGCGGCATAAGGACCAGAAATGGCGTTGGTTCGTTTCCAGGGAATTGATCTACAGGAGGGACTTCGAAGGGATCCCAACTCAGATCTTCGGGATCTCCAATGATATCACTAAGAGTAAAGAAGCGGAAGAAACTATCCTAGATCTGAATGCAAATCTAGAACGTAAGATCGATCAGAGAACCGAAGAACTAAAAAGAACGAATGAAAATCTGAAAGAATCTTTGGATTACCAAAAAAAGATATCCGAGGAGTTGAAGGAAACACAAGGACAACTTCTTCTCTCCGAAAAATTGGCCGCCTTGGGCCAACTTGCCGCAGGTATGACTCATGAGTTAAATACTCCTTTGGGTGCGATCGTTTCTTCGAATCGTGCAATTTTGGATATCCTGTACGAAGAGATTAAAGATATACCTGACCTTCTTCTTGCTTTAAACAAAACGGAAGTGGAAAATTTCAAATTTTTGTTAGATGAAAGTTTGAAAGAAATTTCTCAAGCAGAGATTTTGCCGAACCGTTCCTTAAGAAGGGAACTTGTCCGAGTATTCAAAGAAGCTTCCGTTCCGGAGCCTGAGAATGTAGTAAACATTATCCAGGACTTAGGGATCCATAGATTGGGAGAAAAACTTCCGGAACTTCTGAAGACCCCAAATTCGCTGAAAATCCTGGAGGCGGTTTCTTCCATTGCGTCCGTTGTAAGATTTAGTAATGTGATCTCGATCGCTACCGGAAAGGCGTCTTACGTGGTGGATGCTCTCAAAAATTATCTAAACCCTGGCGTGCATAACGGAGACGAAGAGCTTGTCCCTGTAGATGTGGAAGTGGAGTTAGAAACCATCATTGCCCTATATCATAATAAGATCAAATACGGGGTCGAAGTAATTAAACATTATCGGACAAACGAGCTTTGTTTGGGAGATCCGGATAAGTTGAATCAAGTATGGATCAATCTATTAAATAATGGATTGCAGGCCATGAACTATAAAGGTAAAATCGAAATTTCGATAGAGAAAGTAGAATCCTGGATTATAGTCTCCTTCATTGATTCCGGCTCCGGGATTCCGAAAGAGATCCAGGACAAAATTTTTGATCCATTCTTTACTACTAAAAATCCGGGAGAAGGTATCGGTCTTGGTTTGGATATCTGCAAAAAGATCATAGAGAAGATGGGTGGAAAAATAGAGTTTGAGAGCGAACCTGGGCGCACTAAGTTCGAAGTTTGGCTCAAACCTGCAAACCGTAAAAAAGAGGAATCTATTGGAAACTGA
- a CDS encoding LIC13259/LIC11441 family protein, which produces MRNVFTYIAAASVVSVSAPVTAESSELRLFQRLSVFHDQLLSSDDKRTNPKGLSGMILRAKESSGERRIKYAKALTFAELLEKAGSREEQEFLYSELCSSLKEIAPKFQLYSFLCPKTGKVWISKTKEVRNPYLIDERETGKLIV; this is translated from the coding sequence ATGCGCAACGTATTCACATATATAGCGGCGGCCTCCGTGGTCTCAGTTTCCGCTCCGGTAACTGCGGAATCTTCCGAATTGAGATTATTCCAAAGACTTTCGGTATTTCATGATCAATTACTTTCCAGCGATGACAAAAGAACGAATCCGAAAGGACTCTCAGGAATGATCCTTAGGGCCAAAGAAAGTTCGGGAGAAAGAAGGATAAAATATGCCAAGGCACTGACCTTCGCAGAATTATTGGAAAAGGCGGGCTCAAGAGAAGAACAGGAATTTTTGTATTCGGAGTTATGTTCTTCTTTAAAAGAAATAGCGCCTAAGTTCCAACTCTATTCTTTCCTCTGCCCTAAGACAGGAAAGGTTTGGATCTCTAAAACAAAAGAAGTCCGAAATCCTTATCTGATCGATGAAAGAGAAACAGGAAAACTGATAGTTTAA
- a CDS encoding SH3 domain-containing protein yields the protein MKQILAFFLTFISILVWNCASAEKVEPRKIEKIMKVHAGGGLRLRIAPNIEAKKIDIVPDGDVVETFGEIGEVEIQDGKQGRWVKVKWKKKDGYVFGGFLEFINVK from the coding sequence ATGAAACAGATCCTCGCATTCTTTTTGACTTTCATTTCTATTTTGGTTTGGAACTGCGCCTCAGCAGAAAAGGTGGAACCTCGTAAGATCGAAAAGATCATGAAGGTCCATGCAGGTGGAGGACTTCGTTTAAGGATCGCTCCTAATATTGAAGCTAAAAAAATAGATATAGTCCCAGACGGAGACGTAGTAGAGACTTTCGGCGAGATCGGAGAAGTGGAGATCCAGGACGGTAAACAAGGTCGCTGGGTCAAAGTGAAGTGGAAGAAAAAAGACGGCTATGTATTCGGCGGATTTTTAGAATTTATCAACGTCAAATAA